In Clostridium sp., one DNA window encodes the following:
- a CDS encoding tetratricopeptide repeat protein, whose amino-acid sequence MVLKKNRVPLKIKAVIFALLSVAAIIIYVNAAVENRRNNAKTGQQVQKYSIEAKEKKDDKNVQLEEQYKQAESLFRNKQYANSIEKADKIIEQDVKFYKAYNIKGIALCYSNNYEEGMKNIDKSLELNPDYGYARFNKALAYELYGKYDEALLWYDKDLEIENYVWSYYGKASIYGRRGDVPNTVKYLKTALDISPEIKSTAREERDFDPVRASEEFQDLVK is encoded by the coding sequence ATGGTATTAAAGAAAAATAGAGTTCCTTTAAAAATCAAGGCAGTAATATTTGCTCTATTAAGCGTTGCTGCAATTATAATATATGTGAATGCAGCTGTTGAAAACAGGAGAAACAATGCTAAAACCGGTCAACAGGTTCAAAAGTACTCAATAGAGGCTAAAGAAAAGAAGGATGACAAAAATGTACAGTTGGAAGAACAGTATAAACAGGCAGAAAGCCTGTTCAGAAATAAGCAGTATGCAAATTCTATAGAGAAGGCAGATAAAATTATAGAACAGGATGTAAAATTCTATAAGGCCTATAACATAAAGGGAATAGCACTGTGCTACAGTAATAATTATGAGGAAGGAATGAAAAACATAGACAAATCCCTTGAATTAAATCCAGACTATGGATATGCTAGATTCAACAAGGCGCTTGCATATGAACTCTATGGGAAATATGATGAGGCCTTGTTATGGTATGACAAGGATCTGGAGATAGAAAATTATGTATGGAGTTATTATGGCAAAGCAAGTATTTATGGAAGAAGAGGTGACGTTCCAAATACTGTTAAATATCTTAAGACAGCTTTGGATATATCACCGGAGATAAAAAGTACAGCTAGGGAAGAAAGAGACTTTGATCCCGTAAGAGCTTCGGAAGAATTTCAGGATTTAGTTAAATAA
- a CDS encoding sigma 54-interacting transcriptional regulator: MYKNIITVPIPNGIHIRIAALIVHMAVQIKNKYGINLYIKNLAAKEPLAVSMLALVSLKIKQNEKIEVSCLEDTETGKKAVHKLCNFIINDLSKDNPTASKIDDIMEENTIAYEQIVKNIPVGIVVIDENACITTMNDYALKIVNKTLQEVTGRFVKDIIPTSDLPNLLKIKRKKVGETQYINKNLVITNRSPIFLNDKVIGAMGIFQDISDLVGIKELNERFKKILEASHELICFIDDRRIVSYVNPAYENHYNIKSPDIVGKDLINISPHGLRIKVFNSKISIKNKVYHKDNKTIISTVTPIYADKKFKGVMSISRTADELKDLLKKLENSEEKLNYYKEELNRQNRLAGSFNSIIGNSGSLKECLVIAEKASKSTSTVVIRGESGTGKELIAKAIHNNSNRRNEPLIRINCAAIPENLFESELFGYEKGAFTGAVKSKPGKFDLADRGTIFLDEIGDMPVSMQVKLLRVLQEKEFESVGGLTTHKVDVRIIAATNKNLEAMLKSNKFREDLYYRLNVISIILPPLRDRKEDINLLVEHFIKKINKKLNKSVSRIDKKSLNYLREYHWPGNIRELENIIERAINMCDGHAIRSDDLPFYIKNDSQDAESLINLKDGELATIEEYEREIISKAMKKYGSYNKVGKILGLTHRTISLKCKKYGIDKNFI, encoded by the coding sequence ATGTATAAAAATATAATTACAGTACCAATCCCAAACGGAATTCATATAAGAATTGCAGCCTTAATTGTCCATATGGCAGTACAGATTAAAAATAAATACGGAATAAATTTGTATATAAAAAATCTTGCAGCAAAAGAACCTCTTGCTGTAAGCATGCTGGCTCTCGTATCTCTTAAAATAAAACAAAATGAAAAAATCGAGGTATCCTGTCTGGAAGATACCGAAACCGGCAAAAAAGCCGTGCACAAACTATGCAATTTCATAATCAATGACCTGTCAAAAGATAATCCTACTGCGTCAAAAATAGATGACATAATGGAAGAAAATACAATAGCTTACGAACAAATAGTTAAAAATATACCTGTCGGTATAGTTGTCATAGATGAGAATGCCTGTATCACCACAATGAATGATTATGCCCTAAAAATTGTAAATAAGACCTTACAGGAAGTAACGGGAAGGTTTGTAAAAGATATAATCCCAACTTCAGATCTCCCAAATCTGCTTAAAATAAAGAGAAAAAAAGTAGGTGAAACCCAGTATATAAACAAAAATCTTGTAATAACCAATAGATCTCCCATATTTTTAAATGACAAGGTAATAGGTGCCATGGGTATATTTCAGGATATTTCCGATCTTGTAGGTATAAAGGAACTAAATGAACGTTTCAAAAAAATACTTGAAGCATCTCATGAACTAATCTGCTTTATAGATGACAGGCGAATTGTGAGTTATGTAAATCCGGCATATGAAAATCACTATAATATAAAAAGCCCGGATATCGTGGGAAAGGACTTAATAAATATTTCTCCACACGGCTTGAGAATAAAAGTATTCAATTCCAAGATTTCCATTAAAAACAAAGTTTATCATAAAGACAATAAAACAATAATTTCAACAGTGACTCCAATATATGCAGATAAAAAATTCAAAGGGGTAATGTCAATATCACGAACTGCCGATGAATTAAAAGACCTTCTTAAAAAACTAGAGAACTCAGAAGAAAAACTAAATTATTATAAGGAGGAATTAAATAGACAAAACAGATTGGCCGGTTCTTTCAATTCCATAATAGGCAACAGCGGTTCTTTGAAGGAATGTCTTGTAATTGCTGAAAAAGCATCCAAATCCACTTCCACTGTAGTTATAAGAGGTGAAAGTGGTACAGGTAAGGAGCTTATAGCAAAAGCCATACATAATAACAGCAACAGGAGAAATGAACCTTTAATTAGAATAAATTGCGCTGCAATACCAGAGAATTTATTTGAAAGCGAACTTTTTGGATATGAAAAGGGTGCTTTTACCGGCGCTGTAAAGAGTAAACCCGGTAAATTTGATCTTGCAGACAGGGGAACTATATTTCTGGATGAAATAGGTGATATGCCTGTATCCATGCAGGTCAAACTGCTGAGAGTACTTCAAGAGAAAGAATTTGAAAGCGTAGGCGGACTCACCACCCATAAGGTAGATGTAAGAATAATAGCCGCTACCAATAAAAATCTGGAGGCAATGTTAAAATCCAATAAGTTCAGAGAAGATTTATATTATAGATTAAATGTTATAAGTATAATACTTCCTCCTTTAAGAGATCGAAAAGAAGATATAAATCTCCTGGTGGAGCATTTCATAAAGAAAATAAATAAAAAACTAAACAAGAGCGTTTCTCGAATAGACAAGAAATCCCTAAATTATTTAAGGGAATATCACTGGCCTGGAAACATAAGAGAATTGGAGAACATAATAGAAAGGGCAATAAATATGTGCGACGGACATGCAATAAGATCAGATGATTTACCCTTCTATATAAAAAATGACAGTCAGGATGCAGAAAGTCTAATAAATCTAAAAGATGGAGAACTGGCTACTATTGAAGAATACGAAAGGGAAATCATATCAAAGGCTATGAAAAAATACGGGAGTTATAATAAAGTAGGTAAAATACTGGGATTAACCCATAGAACCATCTCCCTAAAGTGTAAAAAATATGGTATAGATAAAAATTTTATTTAA
- the ptsP gene encoding phosphoenolpyruvate--protein phosphotransferase, which produces MKKGIAASKGYSIGKVYLKKDRKIKIEDRKVDDVKGEISRFKTALEASKKQLENIKAKAEKELGADKAAVFDSHIMLLDDPEFAGSIEGEIESNSVNAEKALSDMVKTYMATFAAMEDEYLRERGADVKDVGKRILDNLTGNVSGISEVAENTVIVAHDLTPSDTAQLDKSKVTAFLTDIGGRTSHSAIMSRTLEIPAVVGMKDITSSVKDGDIVIVDGIEGIAIINPDERTISEYELKKENYEKEKAKLKKLISVETRTKSGKRVLVAGNIGKPKDVDQVIENGGDAIGLFRTEFLYMDRDEMPGEDEQFEAYKYVLEKMGNKSVVIRTLDIGGDKKLSYLPLPEEMNPFLGYRAIRLCLDRQDIFKVQLRALLRASIYGNLKIMFPMISSLEEILQAKNVIEQCKEELKNEGKQYKDDIEVGIMVEIPAAAVNSQELANYVDFFSIGTNDLIQYTLAADRMNEKVSYLYNPMHPAVLKLIEMTIQSAHRAGKWCGMCGEMAGDERAIPTLVEYELDEFSMSASSILKAKQLIMEK; this is translated from the coding sequence ATGAAGAAAGGTATTGCAGCTTCAAAAGGATATTCGATAGGCAAAGTATATTTAAAAAAAGATAGAAAAATAAAAATAGAAGATAGAAAAGTAGATGATGTAAAAGGAGAAATTTCAAGATTCAAGACTGCCCTTGAAGCCTCCAAAAAGCAGCTTGAAAACATAAAAGCCAAGGCTGAAAAAGAACTGGGTGCTGATAAAGCGGCAGTGTTTGACAGTCATATTATGCTTTTGGATGATCCGGAATTTGCAGGCTCAATAGAAGGAGAAATTGAAAGCAATAGTGTAAATGCGGAAAAGGCACTTTCTGATATGGTAAAAACGTATATGGCAACATTTGCAGCAATGGAAGATGAATATCTGAGGGAAAGGGGAGCAGATGTAAAAGATGTAGGAAAGAGAATACTGGATAATCTTACAGGCAATGTATCAGGAATTTCAGAAGTAGCGGAAAATACAGTAATAGTGGCCCATGATTTAACTCCATCTGATACGGCGCAGCTTGATAAAAGTAAGGTTACAGCGTTTTTGACTGATATAGGTGGGAGAACTTCCCATAGTGCAATTATGTCAAGAACTCTGGAAATACCGGCAGTAGTTGGCATGAAGGATATAACTTCCTCAGTTAAAGATGGAGATATAGTAATTGTTGATGGAATTGAAGGTATTGCTATAATAAATCCTGATGAAAGAACCATAAGCGAGTATGAATTAAAGAAGGAAAATTATGAAAAGGAAAAAGCCAAACTTAAAAAGCTTATAAGTGTAGAGACAAGGACTAAAAGTGGAAAGCGTGTATTGGTGGCAGGAAATATAGGAAAACCCAAGGACGTAGATCAAGTTATAGAAAATGGTGGAGATGCCATAGGATTGTTCAGAACGGAATTTTTATATATGGATAGAGATGAGATGCCAGGCGAAGATGAACAGTTTGAAGCTTATAAATATGTTCTTGAAAAGATGGGAAACAAATCTGTAGTTATAAGAACACTTGATATAGGTGGAGATAAAAAACTCTCATATCTTCCATTACCTGAAGAAATGAATCCCTTCCTCGGATACAGAGCTATAAGACTTTGTCTTGACAGGCAGGACATATTCAAAGTACAGCTTAGGGCATTGCTTAGAGCATCAATTTATGGCAATCTCAAAATAATGTTTCCTATGATATCTTCTCTGGAGGAAATACTTCAGGCAAAAAATGTAATCGAGCAATGTAAAGAAGAACTTAAAAATGAAGGCAAACAGTATAAAGATGACATAGAAGTTGGTATAATGGTTGAGATACCTGCCGCTGCTGTGAATTCTCAGGAACTTGCCAATTATGTAGATTTCTTTAGTATAGGGACTAATGATTTGATTCAATATACCTTAGCTGCAGATAGAATGAATGAAAAAGTATCATACTTGTATAATCCAATGCATCCAGCAGTGCTGAAACTTATAGAGATGACAATACAATCTGCACACAGGGCTGGAAAGTGGTGTGGAATGTGCGGTGAGATGGCTGGTGATGAGAGGGCTATTCCTACATTGGTAGAATATGAACTGGATGAATTTTCAATGAGTGCATCTTCAATACTGAAAGCAAAACAACTCATAATGGAGAAATAA